From a region of the Sesamum indicum cultivar Zhongzhi No. 13 linkage group LG3, S_indicum_v1.0, whole genome shotgun sequence genome:
- the LOC105159291 gene encoding uncharacterized protein LOC105159291 has translation MLAQELFTGYNQTRLPPRCAFKVDIRKAYDTVDWDFLIVVMEMFGFPITFVKWIEECVTTPSFSVGLNGKPHGFFRGARGLRQGLDRFAEWSGLRLNVQKSHLIISRSAQALREEMSALLGFQEGVLPNEVSGVTTYIVSTHYCRLPSTINED, from the exons ATGCTAGCACAGGAACTATTTACGGGATACAACCAGACTCGTctacctcctagatgtgcTTTTAAAGTTGACAtccggaaggcatatgacacagttgattgggatttcttgatAGTAGTCATGGAGATGTTTGGGTTTCCTATTACTttcgtgaagtggattgaAGAGTGTGTGACAACACCTTCATTCTCTGTAGGGCTAAATGGGAAGCCCCATGGATTCTTTCGAGGAGCCAGAGGACTTCGGCAAG GTCTGGATCGTTTTGCCGAATGGTCGGGTCTCAGACTGAACGTGCAGAAAAGTCACCTgattatctcacgttcagcgCAAGCATTGCGTGAGGAGATGTCGGCGCTACTCGGATTTCAGGAAGGGGTTCTTCCAaatgaggtatctggggtTACCACTTATATCGTCTCGACTCACTATTGCAGATTGCCGTCCACTATTAAtgaagattga